One genomic segment of Alosa alosa isolate M-15738 ecotype Scorff River unplaced genomic scaffold, AALO_Geno_1.1 AALO_1.0_unplaced_33, whole genome shotgun sequence includes these proteins:
- the LOC125290280 gene encoding uncharacterized protein LOC125290280 isoform X2, translated as MVETMANDLLNALARQFPGMYSGGPVKRGKARFNPPDRSPRVINLPVFVLPGPTTMTPKGSRELELAHAGLGKKVVLVPESASHSEIVSLMEGEFTKLSPLMGRWMFFKATGGSGQRKLSIIPIDSEGYSGRQLRVASNNGKNVLFLVPLQEELETSPLPFSSPEFSKMPKVACNSCSEIIPLQMLALHSETCQTAQQQTDNIIIDDNDEEDDEGDGDADVDCTMRKGVCPICQLQFPATELPHHANICAERSFNTEEDMEPNLPGPSSSNTSLPPPSTQTTEGNKLICGKLQPHLRLCASSWRS; from the exons ATGGTGGAGACGATGGCCAACGACCTTCTTAATGCGTTGGCCAG ACAGTTTCCTGGTATGTACTCTGGGGGGCCTGTAAAGAGAGGGAAGGCTAGGTTTAACCCCCCCGACAGATCCCCTAGAGTCATAAATCTGCCAGTGTTTGTCCTGCCTGGACCAACAACAATGACCCCAAAGGGCTCCAGGGAGCTGGAGCTTGCCCACGCAGGCCTGGGGAAGAAGGTGGTCCTGGTGCCAGAAAGTGCCAGCCATTCAGAG ATTGTCTCACTGATGGAGGGGGAGTTTACTAAGCTGAGCCCTCTCATGGGGAGGTGGATGTTTTTTAAAGCCACAG GTGGCAGTGGCCAGAGGAAATTGAGCATCATTCCAATAGATTCAGAGGGCTATTCGGGCCGTCAGCTCCGTGTGGCATCGAACAACGGGAAGAATGTGTTGTTTTTGGTTCCTCTCCAGGAGGAACTGGAGACTTCGCCCCTGCCCTTTAGTTCCCCTGAATTTTCAAAAATGCCGAAGGTGGCCTGCAATAGTTGTTCGGAAATCATCCCTTTGCAGATGTTGGCACTACACTCAGAGACCTGCCAGACAGCT CAGCAGCAAACAGACAACATCATTATAGATGACAatgatgaggaggatgatgagggTGATGGTGATGCAGATGTGGACTGTACAATGAGAAAAGGG GTTTGTCCTATATGCCAGCTACAATTTCCAGCCACAGAGCTCCCACATCACGCCAACATTTGTGCAGAAAG GTCCTTCAATACTGAGGAAGATATGGAACCAAACCTTCCAGGACCGTCATCTTCAAACACATCACTACCCCCTccatcaacacaaacaacagaGGGTAACAAATTAATT TGTGGAAAACTGCAGCCCCATCTGAGGCTGTGCGCCTCTTCATGGAGGAGCTGA